From one Planococcus citri chromosome 3, ihPlaCitr1.1, whole genome shotgun sequence genomic stretch:
- the LOC135841323 gene encoding G-protein coupled receptor Mth-like, translating to MPGGAGTRNLTVAGGGSHIYPLKGGRNRTELAQMYVDIAINCGLSASILLLGFHLLVFALVDDLRNLMGKNLASFCTALLLEYTSTLISGQLKGTACYVNEIAAYYFIMASAFWMLTMSFDVRQTVHSSTNEMALSGSNNTGKQGKKFVFYSLWSWLMPALLTALVFFILPKLISDFDLDYQDFNREKCSFLETDMMYIFVTSVFGIILAVNTYFFISSVIRIYTTQSAVRRTTNNMKFKNYFQLYSRLAIIMGVTWTAEFIIYYYEFDILCLTFKIINTFEGLFIVLAFTCRKEVLLNVKSLHIAKSLRDTTFHRYMSVRKF from the coding sequence ATGCCTGGAGGCGCAGGTACACGGAATTTGACCGTCGCCGGAGGAGGCTCGCATATATATCCTCTAAAAGGCGGCAGAAATCGAACCGAACTGGCTCAAATGTACGTAGACATAGCCATAAATTGCGGACTATCGGCTTCCATTCTGCTGCTGGGCTTTCATCTGCTCGTGTTCGCTCTAGTCGACGATTTACGCAATCTGATGGGCAAAAATTTAGCTTCGTTTTGCACTGCCCTGCTTCTGGAATACACGAGCACATTGATCAGCGGCCAGCTCAAAGGTACGGCCTGCTACGTCAACGAAATCGCCGCTTATTATTTCATCATGGCGTCGGCCTTCTGGATGCTGACTATGTCATTCGACGTTCGGCAAACGGTACACTCGTCTACTAATGAAATGGCGCTGTCGGGATCCAACAACACCGGCAAACAGggcaaaaaattcgtattttattcGTTATGGAGCTGGTTAATGCCAGCTCTGCTGACTGCGCTCGTTTTTTTCATATTGCCCAAACTTATTTCTGACTTCGACTTGGATTATCAGGATTTCAATCGCGAGAAATGCTCGTTTCTCGAAACTGACATGATGTACATATTCGTCACCTCGGTATTCGGCATCATTCTCGCTGttaatacttattttttcatcagttccGTCATACGCATATATACTACACAATCGGCAGTCAGAAGGACTACCAAtaatatgaaattcaaaaattatttccaattgTACAGCAGACTTGCGATAATCATGGGAGTAACGTGGACCGCTGAATTTATAATATATTACtacgaatttgatattttatgccttacttttaaaattatcaacacGTTCGAAGGATTATTCATCGTTCTCGCCTTCACCTGCCGTAAAGAAGTGCTGCTCAACGTTAAATCCTTACATATAGCCAAGAGTTTACGTGATACAACCTTCCATCGTTATATGAgtgtaagaaaattttaa